The following are encoded together in the Citrobacter arsenatis genome:
- the caiT gene encoding L-carnitine/gamma-butyrobetaine antiporter, giving the protein MKNEKRKSGIEPKVFFPPLIIVGILCWLTVRDLDAANVVINAVFSYVTNVWGWAFEWYMVVMLFGWFWLVFGPYSKKKLGDEKPEFSTASWIFMMFASCTSAAVLFWGSIEIYYYISTPPFALAPNSTGAKELGLAYSLFHWGPLPWATYSFLSVAFAYFFFVRKMDVIRPSSTLVPLVGEKHAKGLFGTIVDNFYLVALIFAMGTSLGLATPLVTECMQYLFGIPHTLQLDAIIITCWIILNAICVACGLQKGVKIASDVRSYLSFLMLGWVFIVSGASFIMNYFTDSVGMLLMYLPRMLFYTDAIGKGGFPQGWTVFYWAWWVIYAIQMSIFLARISRGRTVRELCFGMVLGLTASTWILWTVLGSNTLLLMDKNILNIPQLIEQHGVARAIIETWAALPLSTATIWGFFILCFIATVTLINACSYTLAMSTCREVRDGEEPPLLVRIGWSVLVGIIGIVLLALGGLKPIQTAIIAGGCPLFFVNIMVTLSFIKDAKVHWKDK; this is encoded by the coding sequence ATGAAAAATGAAAAGAGAAAATCGGGAATTGAACCGAAGGTTTTTTTTCCGCCATTAATAATAGTCGGAATACTTTGTTGGCTAACAGTAAGAGATCTGGATGCGGCTAACGTAGTTATTAATGCGGTATTCAGTTATGTCACCAACGTCTGGGGTTGGGCATTTGAATGGTATATGGTCGTCATGCTTTTCGGCTGGTTCTGGTTGGTCTTTGGCCCGTATTCGAAAAAGAAATTAGGTGACGAAAAACCCGAGTTTAGTACCGCCAGCTGGATTTTTATGATGTTCGCTTCCTGTACATCCGCCGCGGTACTGTTCTGGGGTTCCATCGAGATTTACTACTACATCTCCACCCCGCCGTTTGCGCTCGCCCCTAACTCCACGGGCGCGAAGGAGCTGGGTCTGGCATACAGCCTGTTCCACTGGGGACCGCTGCCGTGGGCAACCTATAGCTTCCTTTCTGTGGCCTTCGCCTACTTCTTCTTTGTTCGCAAAATGGACGTCATCCGCCCCAGCTCCACGCTGGTACCGCTAGTGGGCGAAAAGCATGCGAAAGGGTTGTTCGGTACCATCGTCGATAACTTCTATCTGGTGGCGCTGATTTTCGCGATGGGTACCAGCCTCGGTCTGGCTACCCCACTGGTAACCGAGTGTATGCAGTATCTGTTCGGTATTCCGCACACGCTGCAACTCGACGCCATCATCATTACCTGCTGGATCATATTGAACGCCATTTGCGTGGCCTGCGGTCTGCAAAAAGGGGTCAAGATCGCCAGCGACGTGCGTAGCTACCTGAGCTTCCTGATGCTGGGCTGGGTGTTTATCGTCAGCGGCGCCAGCTTCATCATGAACTACTTCACCGACTCGGTAGGCATGCTGCTGATGTATCTGCCGCGCATGCTGTTCTACACCGATGCCATCGGCAAAGGCGGTTTCCCGCAGGGCTGGACCGTCTTCTACTGGGCGTGGTGGGTCATCTACGCCATCCAGATGAGTATCTTCCTGGCGCGTATTTCTCGCGGTCGTACCGTACGTGAACTGTGCTTCGGAATGGTGCTGGGCCTGACCGCTTCCACCTGGATCCTGTGGACCGTCCTTGGCAGCAACACGCTGCTGCTGATGGATAAAAACATTCTCAACATCCCGCAGTTGATTGAACAACATGGCGTGGCGCGCGCCATTATCGAAACCTGGGCTGCTTTACCGCTCAGCACCGCCACCATATGGGGCTTCTTCATCCTCTGCTTTATAGCCACCGTAACGCTGATTAACGCCTGCTCTTACACCCTGGCGATGTCCACCTGTCGCGAAGTTCGCGATGGTGAAGAACCGCCGCTGTTAGTGCGTATCGGCTGGTCCGTTCTGGTCGGCATCATCGGTATCGTTCTGCTGGCACTGGGCGGGCTGAAGCCGATACAGACCGCGATTATCGCCGGAGGATGTCCGCTGTTCTTCGTCAACATCATGGTGACGCTGTCCTTTATTAAAGACGCCAAAGTGCACTGGAAAGACAAGTAA
- a CDS encoding electron transfer flavoprotein FixA has protein sequence MKIITCYKCVPDEQDIAINNADGSLDFSKADGKISQYDLNAIEAACQLKQLLGDAQVVAMSVGGKALTNAKGRKDVLSRGPDELIVVIDDQFEQALPQQTASALAAAAQKSGFDLLICGDGSSDLYAQQVGLLVGEALNIPAVNGVSKILSLTDSTVTVERELEDEVETLSIPLPAAIAVSTDINTPQIPSMKAILGAAKKPVQVWSPADIGLNSAQAYSQQQVAAPKQRERQRVVIEGDGEEQIAAFVENLRKII, from the coding sequence ATGAAGATAATTACTTGCTACAAATGCGTACCTGATGAACAGGATATTGCGATTAATAATGCTGATGGTTCACTCGATTTCAGTAAAGCGGATGGCAAAATCAGCCAATATGATCTGAATGCGATCGAAGCCGCTTGTCAGTTGAAACAGCTGTTGGGAGACGCTCAGGTTGTCGCCATGAGCGTTGGTGGCAAAGCGCTGACCAATGCAAAAGGGCGAAAAGATGTACTCTCCCGTGGCCCGGATGAACTGATTGTTGTTATCGACGATCAATTCGAGCAGGCGCTGCCGCAACAAACAGCCAGTGCGTTGGCTGCTGCGGCGCAAAAATCAGGTTTCGATCTGCTTATTTGCGGTGACGGTTCTTCCGATCTTTATGCTCAGCAGGTTGGTCTGCTGGTGGGCGAAGCGCTGAATATTCCGGCGGTTAACGGCGTGAGTAAAATCCTCTCTCTTACCGACAGTACCGTGACGGTAGAGCGTGAACTGGAAGATGAAGTCGAAACGCTGAGCATCCCGCTCCCGGCGGCGATTGCGGTTTCAACGGACATCAACACCCCACAAATCCCTTCCATGAAAGCCATTCTTGGCGCGGCGAAAAAACCGGTTCAGGTCTGGTCGCCTGCAGACATTGGGCTGAATAGCGCACAGGCGTATTCCCAACAACAGGTTGCTGCGCCGAAGCAGCGCGAGCGTCAGCGCGTTGTGATTGAAGGTGACGGTGAAGAACAGATTGCCGCGTTTGTCGAGAATCTTCGCAAAATCATTTAA